In Bacillus toyonensis BCT-7112, a single window of DNA contains:
- a CDS encoding winged helix-turn-helix transcriptional regulator, giving the protein MKKYNIPVEATLEVIGGKWKVVILCHLTKGTKRTSELKRSMPGITQKMLTQQLRELEDDGVIQRKVYNQVPPKVEYSLTDYGWSLESILDSLCSWGECHLEKEGNTSMLIAEGE; this is encoded by the coding sequence ATGAAGAAATACAATATTCCTGTAGAGGCGACTTTAGAAGTTATCGGCGGCAAATGGAAAGTTGTTATTCTTTGTCACTTAACGAAAGGTACAAAGAGAACGAGTGAACTAAAACGCTCAATGCCTGGTATTACACAAAAAATGTTAACGCAGCAATTACGTGAATTAGAAGACGACGGCGTTATTCAAAGAAAAGTATACAATCAAGTCCCACCAAAAGTAGAATATTCTCTTACTGATTACGGTTGGTCTTTAGAATCGATTCTTGATTCTCTTTGTTCTTGGGGCGAATGCCATCTTGAAAAAGAAGGTAACACATCGATGCTAATTGCGGAAGGTGAATAA
- a CDS encoding aldo/keto reductase, producing the protein MKNLQSKTVLNNGVEMPWFGLGVFKVEEGPELVEAIKSAIKAGYRSIDTAAIYGNEKAVGEGIRAGIEATGISREELFITSKVWNADQGYDETIAAYEESLKKLELDYLDLYLVHWPVEGKYKDTWKALETLYKEERVRAIGVSNFQIHHLQDVMKDAEIKPMINQVEYHPRLTQKELQAFCKEQGIQMEAWSPLMQGQLLDNETLQEIADKHGKTTAQVILRWDLQNGVITIPKSTKEHRIIANADVFNFELTKEDMEKIDALNQNHRVGPDPDNFDF; encoded by the coding sequence ATGAAAAACTTACAAAGTAAAACAGTATTAAATAATGGTGTAGAAATGCCTTGGTTCGGTTTAGGTGTATTTAAAGTAGAAGAAGGACCAGAACTTGTAGAAGCAATTAAATCAGCGATTAAAGCAGGATACCGTAGCATCGATACAGCTGCAATTTACGGAAATGAAAAAGCTGTAGGTGAAGGAATCCGTGCAGGTATTGAAGCGACTGGTATTTCAAGAGAAGAATTATTTATCACTTCAAAAGTATGGAACGCAGATCAAGGATATGACGAAACAATTGCTGCATATGAAGAGAGCTTAAAAAAATTAGAACTAGATTATTTAGATTTATACCTTGTTCACTGGCCTGTAGAAGGAAAATATAAAGATACATGGAAAGCGCTAGAAACACTTTATAAAGAAGAGCGTGTACGTGCAATTGGCGTAAGTAACTTCCAAATTCATCACTTACAAGATGTAATGAAAGATGCAGAAATTAAGCCAATGATTAACCAAGTAGAATATCACCCTCGTTTAACACAAAAAGAATTACAAGCTTTCTGTAAAGAACAAGGTATTCAAATGGAAGCATGGTCACCACTTATGCAAGGTCAATTATTAGATAACGAAACATTACAAGAAATTGCTGATAAACACGGTAAAACAACAGCGCAAGTTATCTTACGTTGGGACTTACAAAATGGAGTTATTACAATTCCAAAATCAACGAAAGAACACCGTATTATTGCAAATGCTGATGTATTTAACTTTGAATTAACAAAAGAAGATATGGAAAAAATCGATGCATTAAACCAAAATCACCGCGTTGGTCCAGATCCTGATAACTTCGATTTCTAA
- a CDS encoding MFS transporter, translating into MFALLALAISAFGIGTTEFISVGLLPSISKDLNVSVTTAGLTVSLYALGAAVGAPVLTALTARMSRKTLLMWIMVVFIIGNGIAAVATSFTVLIIARIVAAFAHGVFMSIGSTIAAAIVPENKRASAIAIMFTGLTVATITGVPIGTFIGQEFGWRVSFMAIVVIGIIAFIANSILVPSNLKNGVPVSFRDQFKLIKNGRLLLVFIITALGYGGTFVTFTYLSPLLQEVTGFEASTVTIILLVYGIAIAIGNMVGGKLSNHNPIRALFYMFLIQAIILFVLTFTAPFKVAGLITIIFMGLFAFMNVPGLQVYVVILAERFVPSAVDVASAINIAAFNGGIALGSYIGGLVTNSLGLIHTAWVGGLMVVGAVILTAWSMTLEKRDQVK; encoded by the coding sequence ATGTTTGCTTTATTAGCACTAGCAATTAGTGCGTTTGGGATTGGTACGACCGAGTTTATTAGTGTCGGTTTACTACCATCTATTTCGAAAGATTTAAATGTCTCGGTTACAACAGCTGGTTTAACGGTTTCCTTATATGCGTTAGGAGCGGCAGTAGGAGCTCCTGTTTTAACAGCGTTAACGGCTCGTATGTCGCGAAAGACATTATTAATGTGGATTATGGTTGTTTTCATTATTGGTAATGGCATTGCGGCGGTAGCAACAAGCTTCACTGTATTAATTATCGCAAGGATTGTAGCTGCATTTGCACACGGTGTGTTTATGTCGATAGGATCTACAATTGCGGCTGCAATCGTACCAGAGAATAAACGTGCTAGCGCAATTGCGATTATGTTTACTGGATTAACAGTCGCGACTATTACTGGTGTGCCAATTGGAACATTTATCGGTCAAGAGTTTGGCTGGAGAGTGTCATTTATGGCGATCGTTGTAATTGGAATTATTGCTTTCATCGCAAATAGTATACTCGTCCCATCTAATTTAAAAAATGGTGTACCTGTATCGTTTCGTGATCAATTTAAACTAATTAAAAATGGAAGACTGTTACTTGTTTTCATTATTACTGCACTTGGATACGGCGGTACATTCGTAACATTTACGTATTTATCACCGTTATTACAAGAAGTAACAGGATTTGAAGCAAGTACCGTTACCATCATTTTATTAGTGTATGGAATCGCCATTGCGATAGGGAATATGGTCGGCGGAAAATTATCGAATCATAATCCAATTCGAGCGCTATTCTACATGTTCCTTATTCAAGCGATTATATTATTTGTTTTAACATTTACAGCGCCGTTTAAAGTAGCTGGATTAATCACAATTATTTTCATGGGACTATTCGCGTTTATGAATGTTCCGGGGCTACAAGTATATGTAGTTATATTGGCAGAGCGCTTTGTTCCAAGTGCGGTTGATGTTGCTTCAGCAATTAATATTGCCGCATTTAACGGAGGAATCGCTTTAGGTTCTTATATAGGTGGCCTTGTAACGAATTCGTTAGGGTTAATCCATACTGCTTGGGTAGGCGGCCTTATGGTAGTAGGTGCTGTTATTTTAACAGCATGGAGTATGACATTAGAAAAAAGAGATCAAGTAAAATAA
- a CDS encoding NAD(P)-dependent oxidoreductase has protein sequence MKIGIIGATGKAGSRILKEALDRGHEVTAIVRNAAKITEKNVKVLEKDVFALTSNDLQAFDVVVNAFGAPAGQEHLHVDAGNVLIEAVKGAPHTKLLVVGGAGSLFVDEEKTTRVFDTPGFPGEYLATAQNQGKNLEILQQTNDITWTFISPSALFALGKRTGSYTAGKDNLLVNSKGDSYVSYEDFAVAALDEIENPKHVNERFTVVSEAE, from the coding sequence ATGAAAATCGGAATCATCGGAGCAACTGGTAAAGCTGGAAGCCGTATTTTAAAAGAAGCATTAGATCGTGGACATGAAGTTACTGCAATTGTAAGAAATGCTGCGAAAATTACAGAAAAAAATGTAAAAGTTTTAGAGAAAGATGTATTCGCTCTTACATCTAACGATCTACAAGCATTCGATGTAGTTGTAAATGCTTTCGGTGCTCCAGCAGGACAAGAGCATCTTCACGTAGATGCAGGAAATGTACTGATTGAAGCTGTGAAAGGTGCACCACATACAAAATTACTTGTAGTTGGTGGAGCTGGAAGCTTATTTGTAGACGAAGAGAAAACAACACGTGTATTTGATACACCAGGTTTCCCGGGCGAATACCTTGCAACAGCTCAAAACCAAGGTAAAAACTTAGAAATCTTACAACAAACAAATGACATCACTTGGACATTCATCAGCCCTTCTGCACTATTCGCATTAGGAAAACGCACTGGCTCTTACACAGCTGGTAAAGACAATCTTCTTGTTAACTCAAAAGGCGATAGCTATGTAAGTTACGAAGACTTCGCAGTAGCAGCACTTGATGAAATCGAAAATCCAAAACATGTGAACGAACGCTTCACAGTAGTTTCTGAAGCTGAATAA
- a CDS encoding DUF1641 domain-containing protein has product MPETMTQTKPEQETVQISASQGQLDVLDQLLKPEVQESLTTLVEQLPKLTELVNILTKSYDFAQTVATDEVLKSDTVGAITELVEPVKDTVKSMAATAIEAKDRADESNEVIGLFGLLKLLKDPQAQKMFRFVNAYLQISAERNNK; this is encoded by the coding sequence ATGCCAGAAACTATGACTCAAACAAAGCCAGAACAAGAAACTGTACAAATTTCTGCTAGCCAAGGACAACTTGATGTACTTGATCAGTTGTTAAAACCTGAGGTACAAGAATCATTAACAACACTAGTAGAACAGCTTCCAAAATTAACTGAGCTTGTTAACATTTTAACTAAGTCTTATGACTTCGCTCAAACTGTTGCTACTGATGAAGTATTAAAAAGCGACACTGTTGGTGCAATCACAGAGCTTGTAGAGCCTGTAAAAGATACAGTGAAAAGCATGGCTGCAACTGCAATCGAAGCGAAAGATCGTGCTGACGAAAGCAACGAAGTTATCGGCCTATTCGGTCTATTAAAATTACTAAAAGACCCACAAGCACAAAAAATGTTCCGCTTTGTGAACGCATATCTTCAAATTAGTGCAGAACGTAACAATAAATAA
- a CDS encoding NAD(P)/FAD-dependent oxidoreductase codes for MSKQIVILGAGYGGLLAALNVRKFYSKSEAQVTVINQYPTHQIITELHRLAAGNVAEQAIAMPLTKLFKGKDIDLKIATVESFSVDSKEIKLAGGTTLSYDALVVALGSKTAYFGIPGLEENSMVLKSAADANKIYKHVEDRIREYAKTKNEADATIVIGGGGLTGVELVGELADIMPKLAKSHGVNPKEVKLLLVEAGPKILPVLPDHLIERATTSLEARGVTFLTGLPVTNVAGNEIDLKDGQKLVANTFVWTGGVQGNPLIGESGLEVNRGRATVDAYLQSTSHKDVFVAGDSAVVFAPDGRPYPPTAQIAWQMGELIGYNLYAALEGKAFEEFAPVNSGTLASLGRKDAVATIGASNTPLKGLPASLMKEASNVRYLSHIKGLFSLAY; via the coding sequence ATGTCAAAACAAATTGTCATCTTAGGCGCTGGTTATGGCGGTCTTCTTGCCGCTTTAAACGTACGTAAATTTTACAGCAAATCAGAAGCACAAGTTACAGTGATTAACCAATACCCAACACACCAAATCATCACTGAACTACATCGCCTTGCAGCTGGTAACGTTGCTGAGCAAGCAATTGCAATGCCACTTACAAAGCTTTTCAAAGGTAAAGATATCGATCTTAAAATCGCAACAGTTGAGTCATTCTCAGTTGATAGCAAAGAAATCAAACTAGCTGGTGGCACTACATTATCTTACGATGCACTTGTAGTTGCTTTAGGAAGTAAAACTGCTTACTTCGGTATTCCAGGACTAGAAGAAAACAGCATGGTATTAAAATCTGCTGCTGATGCAAACAAAATCTACAAACACGTTGAAGACCGTATTCGTGAATACGCGAAAACGAAAAACGAAGCGGATGCTACAATCGTAATCGGTGGTGGCGGATTAACTGGCGTTGAGCTAGTTGGTGAGCTTGCTGACATTATGCCTAAACTTGCAAAAAGCCACGGCGTAAATCCAAAAGAAGTTAAACTTCTTCTTGTTGAAGCAGGTCCAAAAATCCTTCCAGTATTACCAGACCACTTAATCGAACGTGCAACTACTAGCCTAGAAGCACGCGGTGTTACATTCTTAACTGGTCTTCCTGTAACAAACGTTGCTGGCAATGAAATCGACTTAAAAGACGGTCAAAAACTTGTTGCTAACACATTCGTTTGGACAGGCGGCGTACAAGGTAACCCATTAATCGGTGAATCAGGTCTTGAAGTAAACCGTGGTCGTGCAACAGTTGATGCATACCTACAATCTACTTCTCATAAAGACGTATTCGTTGCTGGAGACAGCGCTGTTGTCTTCGCTCCAGACGGACGTCCATACCCACCAACTGCACAAATCGCTTGGCAAATGGGTGAGTTAATTGGATACAACTTATACGCAGCACTAGAAGGCAAAGCATTCGAAGAGTTCGCACCTGTAAACTCTGGAACGCTTGCTAGTCTAGGACGTAAAGATGCTGTTGCTACAATTGGAGCAAGCAATACTCCACTTAAAGGCTTACCAGCATCATTAATGAAAGAAGCAAGTAACGTTCGTTACTTATCACACATTAAAGGTCTATTCAGCTTAGCTTACTAA
- a CDS encoding thioester domain-containing protein, whose translation MNIKQSFKLLAVFLSVLFVLFPLQKAFAEVMDHTKYEMDWSYSKSKKRPIRTELIKTADGKIAFCLNVDLKSPSGQDLPEMGKVDINVYRVLLNGYPQKSPQELGVSDWREAHYATQLAVWNALKQIDINDLDFRNKNVEKVTKDIVAKANASEELQEITMSVTPTEEQEAVLKNDFFETGLYTVETNAKSGTYKVQATGAPAGVKFVNEKGEAKNEFNVGEKFRILIPKQTPAGGFSFKVSGNLTKLQGIAHKGTPTIQNAVVLLERSEEKTSPELAVSWKKSEGPQKPNKPYTPNEPHKPNQIKR comes from the coding sequence ATGAATATAAAGCAATCGTTCAAACTTTTAGCTGTTTTTTTAAGTGTTTTATTTGTATTATTCCCACTTCAAAAAGCATTTGCAGAAGTTATGGACCATACAAAGTATGAAATGGATTGGAGTTATAGTAAGTCAAAGAAAAGACCAATCCGAACAGAGCTTATTAAAACGGCAGATGGAAAAATTGCATTTTGCTTAAATGTAGATTTGAAATCTCCAAGTGGTCAAGATTTACCGGAAATGGGAAAAGTGGATATTAACGTGTACCGTGTACTATTAAATGGATATCCACAAAAGAGTCCGCAAGAATTAGGCGTTTCCGATTGGAGAGAAGCACATTACGCAACACAGCTTGCAGTATGGAATGCATTAAAACAAATCGATATTAACGATTTAGATTTCCGTAATAAAAACGTAGAGAAAGTAACGAAAGACATAGTTGCAAAGGCAAATGCGAGTGAAGAGTTACAAGAAATTACGATGAGTGTAACTCCTACAGAAGAACAAGAAGCAGTATTGAAAAATGATTTCTTTGAAACAGGTTTATATACAGTAGAAACGAATGCAAAAAGCGGAACGTATAAAGTGCAAGCAACAGGTGCACCAGCTGGTGTGAAATTTGTAAATGAAAAAGGCGAAGCAAAAAATGAATTTAATGTAGGAGAAAAGTTCCGCATTTTAATTCCAAAACAAACACCAGCAGGTGGATTTAGCTTTAAAGTATCAGGAAATTTAACGAAATTACAAGGGATTGCGCATAAAGGAACACCGACGATTCAAAATGCGGTTGTATTATTAGAACGTAGTGAAGAGAAAACAAGTCCGGAATTAGCGGTGAGTTGGAAAAAGTCTGAAGGACCACAGAAACCGAATAAACCGTATACTCCAAACGAACCACATAAACCAAATCAAATTAAAAGATAG
- a CDS encoding alanine/glycine:cation symporter family protein, whose product MDFLAKVIGDVNNVLWSYIIIAMLIGLGLYFSFRVKFVQIRYFGEMIRLLGDGASSKTRKAQKEKSGVSSFQAFCMSTASRVGTGNLAGVAIAISAGGPGAVFWMWLIAVIGGASAFVESTLAQIYKVKDGNAFRGGPAYYMEKGLKKRWLGVVFSVLITVSFGLIFNAVQSNTVAAAFDGAFKMDSRLVGLFMAGLLAIIIFGGVKRIARAVEMIVPVMAIIYVAVALFVVVTNITAIPYVFKEIFLHAFGIKEVVGGGLGAAILLGVKRGLFSNEAGMGSAPNAAATANVTHPVKQGFIQTLGVFTDTLLICSCTAFIILLSDVPGAADLNGIQLTQQALSQHIGPWASVFVAVAIFLFAFSSLVGNYYYGETNIEFLNGSKVLLTAYRIAVLGMVMLGSVATIQIVWDLADLFMGIMAVINLVAIVFLSKYAFAALSDYVKQKKQGKDPVFYAESIPGLNNTECWDKPEVADKEKAV is encoded by the coding sequence ATGGATTTTTTAGCTAAAGTAATTGGGGATGTAAATAATGTCCTTTGGTCATATATCATTATCGCGATGTTAATTGGATTAGGACTCTATTTTTCATTTCGTGTGAAATTCGTCCAAATTCGCTACTTTGGAGAAATGATTCGCCTACTTGGGGACGGGGCGAGTTCAAAGACAAGAAAAGCGCAAAAAGAAAAAAGCGGTGTATCATCATTCCAAGCATTTTGTATGAGTACAGCTTCTCGTGTAGGTACTGGTAACTTAGCTGGTGTAGCTATTGCAATCTCAGCAGGTGGTCCAGGTGCTGTATTTTGGATGTGGTTAATTGCGGTAATTGGGGGTGCTTCTGCGTTTGTAGAGAGCACATTAGCGCAAATTTATAAAGTAAAAGATGGGAACGCATTCCGTGGGGGCCCAGCGTATTATATGGAAAAGGGTTTAAAGAAACGCTGGTTAGGTGTTGTTTTCTCTGTTCTAATAACAGTGAGTTTCGGATTGATTTTTAATGCAGTACAGTCAAACACAGTAGCGGCAGCTTTTGATGGCGCATTTAAAATGGATAGTAGACTTGTAGGTCTGTTTATGGCTGGTTTACTTGCAATCATTATTTTCGGTGGGGTTAAGCGAATTGCGCGTGCGGTTGAAATGATTGTTCCGGTAATGGCAATTATATATGTAGCAGTTGCATTATTCGTTGTTGTAACAAACATTACGGCAATTCCGTATGTATTTAAAGAAATCTTCTTACATGCATTCGGAATTAAAGAAGTAGTTGGTGGGGGATTAGGAGCTGCGATTTTACTAGGAGTAAAACGTGGATTATTCTCAAATGAAGCTGGTATGGGTAGTGCACCGAACGCAGCAGCGACTGCGAACGTAACGCACCCAGTTAAACAAGGTTTCATTCAAACTTTAGGGGTATTTACAGATACATTATTAATTTGTAGTTGTACAGCGTTCATCATTTTATTATCTGATGTACCTGGTGCAGCTGATTTAAATGGAATTCAATTGACGCAACAAGCGTTAAGCCAACATATCGGACCGTGGGCATCTGTATTTGTAGCGGTTGCAATCTTCTTATTTGCATTCAGCTCATTAGTAGGTAACTACTACTATGGTGAAACAAATATTGAGTTCTTAAATGGAAGTAAAGTGTTATTAACGGCATACCGCATTGCTGTACTTGGTATGGTTATGTTAGGATCTGTAGCAACAATTCAAATCGTTTGGGACTTAGCAGATTTATTTATGGGGATTATGGCTGTTATTAACTTAGTGGCAATTGTATTCCTTTCTAAGTACGCTTTCGCAGCGTTATCAGATTACGTAAAGCAAAAGAAACAAGGAAAAGATCCAGTCTTTTATGCGGAGTCTATTCCAGGGTTGAACAATACAGAGTGTTGGGATAAGCCGGAAGTAGCAGATAAAGAAAAAGCTGTATAA
- a CDS encoding NupC/NupG family nucleoside CNT transporter, translating to MKFVMFLVGLLVVFVLGFLISADRKKIKYKPIALMLVIQLALSYFLLNTQVGYILVKGISDGFGALLGYAEAGIVFVFGGLVNKGEVSFFLTALLPIVFFAVLIGILQHFKILPIFIRAIGTLLSKVNGLGKLESYNAVAAAIVGQAEVFITVKDQLSKIPKHRLYTLCASSMSTVSMSIVGSYMKMIEPKYVVTALVLNLFSGFIIIHIINPYDITEEEDTLKLENKKKQSFFEMLSEYIMLGFTIAITVAAMLLGFVALITAINSLFDSVFGITFQAILGYIFSPLAFVMGIPQAEMVTAGQIMATKLVSNEFVAMLDLGKVAGDLSARTVGILSVFLVSFANFSSIGIIAGATKGIDENQSNVVSSFGLRLVYGATLVSILSAIIVGVML from the coding sequence ATGAAGTTTGTTATGTTTCTTGTAGGATTACTCGTTGTATTCGTACTCGGTTTTCTTATAAGTGCCGATCGAAAGAAGATTAAGTATAAACCAATCGCACTCATGCTTGTAATTCAGTTAGCATTATCGTATTTCTTATTAAATACGCAAGTGGGTTATATTTTAGTAAAAGGAATTTCAGATGGATTTGGCGCACTTCTTGGGTATGCGGAAGCTGGAATCGTTTTCGTATTTGGTGGCCTTGTTAATAAAGGAGAAGTTTCATTCTTCTTAACTGCATTATTACCAATCGTATTCTTCGCAGTATTAATCGGAATTTTACAACACTTTAAGATTTTACCGATATTTATTCGTGCTATTGGTACTTTGTTAAGTAAAGTAAATGGTTTAGGGAAATTAGAATCATATAATGCAGTAGCAGCTGCAATTGTTGGACAAGCGGAAGTATTTATTACAGTAAAAGATCAATTAAGTAAAATCCCAAAACATCGTTTATATACATTATGTGCATCTTCAATGTCGACAGTATCAATGTCAATCGTTGGTTCTTATATGAAAATGATCGAGCCAAAATATGTAGTAACAGCACTTGTATTAAATTTATTTAGTGGTTTCATTATTATTCATATTATTAACCCGTACGATATTACGGAAGAAGAAGATACACTGAAGTTAGAAAATAAGAAAAAGCAATCATTCTTTGAAATGTTAAGCGAATATATTATGCTTGGTTTCACGATTGCAATTACGGTAGCAGCAATGTTACTTGGTTTCGTAGCATTAATTACAGCAATCAATAGCTTGTTTGATTCAGTGTTCGGTATTACATTCCAAGCTATTTTAGGATATATTTTCTCACCATTAGCATTCGTAATGGGTATCCCGCAAGCAGAGATGGTAACAGCGGGACAAATTATGGCAACAAAATTAGTATCAAACGAGTTTGTTGCGATGCTTGATCTTGGCAAAGTAGCTGGTGATTTATCAGCTCGTACAGTAGGTATTCTTTCTGTATTCCTTGTATCATTTGCGAACTTCTCATCAATTGGAATTATCGCAGGTGCAACGAAAGGTATCGATGAAAACCAATCAAATGTTGTATCATCATTCGGTTTACGTCTTGTGTATGGTGCGACATTAGTAAGTATATTATCAGCGATTATCGTTGGTGTTATGCTATAA
- a CDS encoding alanine/glycine:cation symporter family protein has translation MNILDQFVSSTNTILWSYVLIAMLIGLGLYFSIKLKFVQITHLGEMVRLMSDGLTGKTRKKGSVSSFQAFCMSSAARIGIGNLAGVALAISMGGPGAVFWMWVIAIIGASSSFVESTLAQIYKIKDGSGFRGGPAYYMEKGLNKRWMGIWFSILITISYGLIFNSVQANTVTLAFENAFGLERYIVGIVLAALVAVIIFGGVKSIARMSEMIVPPMALIYIAVAIFVVIKNFYLIPDVFTEIFKGAFGLDSAVGGGIGAAMKFGIQRGLFANEAGMGSAPNAAATADVTHPAKQGFIQTIGVLVDTFLVCTSTAFIVLCSGAYKATNLEGIELTQNALSSQIGPWASSFLAIIIFLFAFSSLLGNYYYGETNIEFIKQSKAWLTIYRIAVVAMVLFGSVATLKVVWNMADLFMGLMVITNLIAITLLGRFAYAALADYVKQKKQGKDPVFSADSIPGLTNTECWDKPAVTDKEKAV, from the coding sequence ATGAATATTTTAGATCAATTCGTTTCATCAACGAATACGATTCTTTGGTCATATGTTCTTATTGCAATGCTAATTGGTTTAGGGCTTTATTTTTCTATTAAATTAAAATTCGTACAAATTACTCATTTAGGAGAAATGGTTCGATTAATGAGTGATGGACTAACTGGTAAGACACGTAAAAAGGGTAGCGTATCTTCTTTCCAAGCGTTCTGTATGAGTTCAGCAGCTCGTATCGGTATCGGAAACTTAGCTGGTGTAGCGCTAGCTATTTCTATGGGAGGACCAGGAGCTGTATTTTGGATGTGGGTTATTGCAATTATCGGGGCGTCTTCAAGTTTCGTGGAAAGTACACTTGCGCAAATTTATAAAATAAAAGATGGCAGTGGCTTCCGTGGTGGTCCTGCTTATTATATGGAAAAAGGTTTAAATAAACGTTGGATGGGAATTTGGTTCTCTATTCTAATCACAATTAGTTACGGTTTAATTTTCAACTCAGTACAAGCGAATACAGTTACGTTAGCATTTGAAAATGCATTCGGTTTAGAGCGTTATATTGTTGGGATTGTATTAGCGGCATTAGTTGCAGTTATTATTTTTGGTGGTGTGAAAAGTATTGCGCGTATGTCAGAAATGATTGTTCCGCCAATGGCACTTATTTATATTGCAGTAGCTATTTTCGTTGTTATTAAAAACTTCTATTTAATACCAGATGTATTTACAGAAATCTTTAAAGGTGCATTCGGTTTAGATTCAGCTGTAGGTGGCGGTATCGGTGCTGCAATGAAATTTGGTATTCAGCGCGGGTTATTTGCGAATGAAGCAGGTATGGGTAGTGCGCCGAACGCGGCAGCAACAGCTGATGTAACGCATCCAGCGAAACAAGGTTTTATTCAAACAATCGGGGTTTTAGTAGATACATTTTTAGTATGTACATCAACAGCGTTTATCGTATTATGTTCTGGTGCATATAAAGCAACAAATTTAGAAGGTATTGAATTAACACAAAACGCATTAAGTTCACAAATCGGCCCATGGGCAAGTAGCTTCTTAGCGATTATTATTTTCTTATTTGCATTTAGTTCACTTCTAGGAAACTACTATTATGGTGAAACGAATATTGAATTCATTAAACAAAGTAAAGCTTGGTTAACAATTTACCGTATTGCGGTAGTTGCAATGGTATTATTCGGTTCTGTTGCGACGCTTAAAGTCGTATGGAATATGGCGGATTTATTTATGGGTCTAATGGTAATTACAAACTTAATTGCGATTACACTTCTTGGACGATTTGCGTATGCTGCGTTGGCAGACTATGTAAAGCAAAAGAAACAAGGAAAAGATCCAGTCTTCAGTGCAGATTCTATTCCTGGTTTAACGAATACAGAGTGTTGGGATAAGCCAGCGGTAACGGATAAAGAAAAAGCAGTGTAA